From Lagenorhynchus albirostris chromosome 15, mLagAlb1.1, whole genome shotgun sequence, one genomic window encodes:
- the HSPA12B gene encoding heat shock 70 kDa protein 12B isoform X6, with the protein MKIHSATDLTLKTQLEAVNGKKMPALEVFAHALRFFKEHALQELRDQCPSLPEKDTVRWVLTVPAIWKQPAKQFMREAAYLAGLVSREDAEQLLIALEPEAASVYCRKLRLHQLVDLSSRAPGSGRLGERRSIDSSFRQAREQLRRSRHSRTFLVESGVGELWAEMQAGDRYVVADCGGGTVDLTVHQLEQPHGTLKELYKASGGPCGAVGVDLAFEQLLGRIFGEDFIATFKRQRPAAWVDLTIAFEARKRTAGPHRAGALNISLPFSFIDFYRKQRGHNVETALRRSSVNFVKWSSQGMLRMSCEAMNDLFQPTVSGIIQHIEALLARPEVQGVKLLFLVGGFAESAVLQHAVQAALGARGLRVVVPHDVGLTILKGAVLFGQAPGVVRVRRSPLTYGVGVLNRFVAGRHPPDKLLVRDGRRWCTDVFERFVAAEQSVALGEEVLRSYCPARPGQRRVLINLYCCAAEDARFITDPGVRKCGALSLELEPAEGGPHAAGAPPSRREIRTAMQFGDTEIKVTAVDVSTNRSVRAAIDFLSN; encoded by the exons ATGAAGATCCACAGTGCCACT GATCTCACCTTGAAGACCCAGCTAGAAGcggtaaatggaaagaaaatgcctGCTCTGGAGGTGTTCGCCCATGCCTTGCGCTTCTTCAAGGAGCATGCCCTTCAG GAGCTGAGGGACCAGTGCCCATCGCTGCCAGAGAAGGACACTGTGCGCTGGGTGTTGACAGTGCCGGCCATCTGGAAACAGCCAGCTAAGCAGTTCATGCGAGAGGCTGCCTACTTG GCCGGACTGGTGTCAAGAGAGGATGCAGAGCAATTACTCATTGCCCTGGAGCCTGAGGCCGCCTCTGTCTACTGCCGCAAGCTGCGTCTGCACCAGCTCGTGGACCTGAGCAGCCGAGCTCCAGGCAGCGGGCGCCTGGGCGAGCGCCGCTCCATTGATTCCAGCTTCCGTCAGG CCCGAGAGCAGCTTCGAAGGTCCCGCCACAGCCGCACGTTCCTGGTGGAATCGGGTGTCGGAGAACTGTGGGCTGAGATGCaagcag GAGACCGCTACGTGGTGGCAGACTGCGGGGGAGGCACGGTGGACCTTACCGTGCACCAGCTGGAGCAGCCCCATGGCACCCTCAAGGAGCTCTACAAGGCATCTG GTGGCCCCTGTGGCGCGGTGGGCGTGGACCTGGCCTTCGAGCAGCTGTTGGGCCGCATCTTCGGCGAGGACTTCATCGCCACCTTCAAAAGGCAACGCCCAGCAGCCTGGGTGGATCTGACTATAGCCTTCGAGGCCCGCAAACGCACCGCAGGCCCACACCGTGCGGGGGCGCTCAACATCTCGCTGCCCTTCTCGTTTATTGACTTCTACCGCAAGCAGCGAGGCCACAACGTGGAGACAGCCCTGCGCAGGAGCAG CGTGAACTTCGTGAAGTGGTCCTCACAGGGGATGCTCAGGATGTCTTGTGAGGCCATGAACGACCTTTTTCAGCCCACGGTCAGCGGGATCATCCAGCACATAG AGGCGCTGCTGGCGCGCCCCGAAGTGCAGGGCGTGAAGCTGCTGTTCCTGGTGGGCGGCTTCGCAGAGTCGGCCGTGCTGCAGCACGCGGTGCAGGCAGCACTGGGTGCCCGCGGCCTCCGCGTGGTGGTTCCGCACGACGTGGGCCTCACCATCCTAAAGGGCGCGGTGCTCTTCGGGCAGGCTCCGGGCGTCGTTCGGGTGCGCCGCTCGCCGCTCACCTACGGCGTGGGCGTGCTCAACCGCTTTGTGGCTGGGCGCCACCCGCCCGACAAGCTGCTGGTTCGCGACGGCCGCCGCTGGTGCACTGACGTGTTCGAGCGCTTCGTGGCCGCCGAGCAGTCGGTGGCCCTGGGCGAGGAGGTGCTGCGCAGCTACTGCCCAGCGCGCCCAGGCCAGCGGCGCGTGCTCATCAACCTGTACTGCTGCGCCGCCGAGGACGCGCGCTTCATCACCGACCCAGGCGTGCGCAAGTGCGGCGCGCTCAGTCTAGAGCTCGAGCCCGCCGAGGGAGGCCCCCATGCCGCCGGCGCGCCCCCTAGCCGCCGCGAGATCCGCACTGCTATGCAGTTTGGCGACACCGAGATTAAGGTCACTGCCGTCGACGTCAGCACCAATCGCTCCGTGCGAGCCGCCATCGACTTTCTTTCCAATTGA